A DNA window from Macadamia integrifolia cultivar HAES 741 chromosome 4, SCU_Mint_v3, whole genome shotgun sequence contains the following coding sequences:
- the LOC122075233 gene encoding protein root UVB sensitive 3 isoform X1, protein MGKEEELSSTIVVEEWSGSSSTKLSKTAILTATPTSFSLHRSGSRFNEVWRRILSAFVPEGFPSSVTPDYVPFQIWDTLQGLSTYIRTMLSTQALLGAIGVGEKSATVIGATFQWFLRDFTGMLGGILFTFYQGSNLDSNAKMWRLVADLMNDIGMLMDLVSPLFPSAFVVIVCLGSLSRSFTGVASGATRAALTQHFSLQNNAADISAKEGSQETMATMIGMVFGMLLAHITMGHPLVIWICFLSLTMFHMYANYRAVRCLCLTTVNSERASILLQHFMETDQVLSPQQVSHMEHVLPVWTSSWSLEAAKSLHKRVHLGVRVSSLDRSEMRNLLGSANSYRKEVKYLLLDKKGIISIVIDKHSTAADILQSFMHALVMANLVDKSSQLHAESHLWMDKHYKVFIAKLQSAGWKTERLLCPSIIWRANWVCDPLSEKTK, encoded by the exons ATGGGGAAAGAAGAGGAGCTATCGTCGACGATTGTAGTGGAGGAATGGAGTGGATCTTCTTCTACGAAGCTTTCCAAGACTGCTATCTTAACTGCCACTCCCACATCTTTCTCTCTTCACAG ATCGGGTAGTCGATTTAACGAGGTTTGGAGACGAATTCTCAGCGCATTCGTGCCGGAG GGTTTTCCGAGTAGTGTCACGCCCGATTACGTTCCTTTCCAAATCTGGGATACGTTGCAG GGCCTTTCAACTTATATACGCACCATGCTGTCCACCCAA GCTCTCCTGGGTGCTATTGGAGTTGGTGAGAAATCAGCTACTGTAATTGGTGCAACATTTCAG TGGTTTTTGAGGGATTTTACGGGGATGCTTGGAGGCATCTTATTCACTTTCTACCAG gGCTCTAACCTGGATAGCAATGCTAAAATGTGGCGTTTAGTTGCAGATCTGATGAATGACATCG GAATGCTGATGGACCTTGTTTCTCCTTTGTTCCCTTCAGCTTTTGTTGTAATAGTTTGCCTAGGAAGCCTCTCAAGATCATTCA CTGGTGTTGCAAGTGGAGCAACTAGGGCTGCTCTGACACAGCATTTTTCACTGCAAAACAATGCAGCAGATATATCCGCTAAG GAAGGCAGTCAAGAGACAATGGCAACGATGATTGGGATGGTATTCGGAATGCTACTTGCCCACATCACAATGGGACACCCCTTAGTTATTTGGATCTGTTTCCTGTCCCTCACCATGTTCCATATGTATG CCAACTATAGAGCTGTTCGGTGCCTTTGCTTGACAACTGTAAACAGTGAAAGAGCCTCAATTCTTTTGCAGCATTTTATGGAAACTGATCAAG TTCTCTCTCCACAGCAGGTCTCTCACATGGAGCATGTCTTGCCTGTCTGGACCAGTTCATGGAGTTTGGAGGCAGCTAAATCACTACACAAGAGGGTACACCTGGGTGTGAGGGTTTCCTCACTGGACCGCAGTGAAAT GAGGAACCTCTTAGGCTCTGCCAATTCTTACCGTAAGGAAG TTAAGTACCTGCTGTTGGACAAGAAAGGGATTATCAGCATTGTCATAGATAAACATTCAACAGCTGCTGATATTTTGCAGTCATTCATGCATGCACTTGTAATGGCAAATCTTGTGGATAAATCTTCACAGTTGCATGCTGAAAGCCACCTTTGGATGGATAAACACTACAAAGTTTTCATTGCAAAG CTGCAGTCTGCAGGTTGGAAAACTGAACGTCTTCTATGCCCTTCAATTATTTGGAGGGCAAATTGGGTTTGTGATCCTTTGAGTGAAAAGACCAAGTAA
- the LOC122075212 gene encoding DNAJ protein JJJ1 homolog, whose protein sequence is MAPVKRCLYEVLGLSRDCSPEEIRSAYKKLALQRHPDKLIQTGVPEEEATAAFQELVNAYEVLSDPRERTWYDSHRSQILFSDAKSSKPSSSQIPDLFSFFSNSVFSGFGDTGKGFFKVYGDLFGKLYAFEVSFAQKLGLGQGVVRDAPLMGNLESPYAQVSAFYNYWLGFVTVLDFCWVDEYDVLAGPNRKSRRLMEEENKKFRKKARKEYNDTVRGLAEFVKKRDKRVIDMQMKRNQEQEKRREEERIRKKEAQQAKLAKARLYEEPEWAKVDEEELENAFDEPEDDEKQNNTKELYCVVCSKKFKSEKQWKNHEQSKKHREKVAELKESFDAEDELDIDDNGDDSDNNEKGPLESDAVETHEDFPEEESMAELQEQFKDGLGFQEEETEVRNPSSPDKGSKVSDISDQDEVGPSFGSDEETSTLEAMVSGHIKNRKNAARRHEPNSCSDEGNASYDGEETDFMDYNPRKTTRRSRTAKGEGDKKPKGDVAKAELSETTEGEIPITNGSNIESEEGNEDGNGHMQDSLSHPAEFTGTDGKGDKPLGKDHKVLNQTVGGKGVGRKDTNAKSKNSSKGKKQKPTSKKSGNTCETCGENFESRTKLHKHLGDTGHATLKLR, encoded by the exons ATGGCGCCAGTGAAGAGATGCCTATACGAGGTTCTAGGTTTGAGCAGAGACTGCTCCCCTGAAGAAATCCGATCCGCGTACAAGAAATTAGCTCTTCAACGCCACCCTGACAAGCTCATCCAGACCGGAGTCCCCGAGGAAGAAGCCACCGCCGCTTTTCAGGAGCTCGTTAATGCCTACGAGGTCCTCTCCGATCCTCGTGAACGCACCTGGTACGATTCCCACCGTTCCCAGATCCTTTTCTCCGATGCAAAGTCATCTAAACCTTCCTCTTCCCAAATTCCCgatcttttctccttcttctctaatTCTGTCTTCTCCGGTTTCGGAGATACTGGGAAGGGTTTTttcaaggtttacggtgatctCTTCGGTAAACTGTACGCTTTCGAGGTCTCGTTTGCTCAGAAGCTAGGGTTAGGGCAAGGGGTTGTCAGGGACGCCCCTTTGATGGGAAATCTGGAGAGCCCTTATGCTCAGGTTTCTGCTTTCTATAATTATTGGTTGGGGTTCGTTACTGTGTTGGATTTTTGTTGGGTTGATGAATACGATGTCTTGGCTGGTCCGAATCGGAAGTCTCGGAggctcatggaggaggagaacaAGAAGTTCAGGAAAAAGGCGAGGAAAGAGTACAACGATACTGTTCGTGGGTTGGCTGAGTTTGTGAAGAAGAGGGATAAACGAGTGATTGATATGCAGATGAAGAGGAATCAGGAGCAGGAGAAGAGGAGGGAAGAGGAGAGGATTCGAAAGAAAGAAGCCCAGCAAGCTAAGTTGGCAAAAGCGAGGCTTTATGAGGAGCCCGAATGGGCAAAAGTTGATGAGGAGGAACTTGAGAATGCGTTCGATGAGCCGGAGGATGATGAGAAACAGAACAATACGAAGGAGCTGTACTGTGTTGTTTGTAGTAAAAAGTTTAAATCTGAGAAGCAGTGGAAGAATCATGAGCAGTCGAAGAAGCACAGAGAAAAAGTTGCAGAGCTTAAGGAGTCATTTGATGCTGAAGATGAATTAGATATTGATGATAATGGTGATGACAGTGACAATAATGAGAAGGGACCATTGGAGAGTGATGCGGTTGAAACCCATGAGGATTTCCCTGAGGAAGAGAGTATGGCCGAGTTACAAGAGCAATTCAAAGATGGTCTTGGTTTTCAGGAAGAAGAAACTGAGGTTAGAAATCCTTCCAGCCCTGACAAAGGGAGTAAGGTTTCTGATATTAGTGACCAGGATGAGGTCGGTCCATCATTTGGCTCTGATGAAGAAACAAGTACTCTTGAAGCGATGGTGTCAGGACACATCAAGAACAGAAAGAATGCAGCCAGAAGGCATGAACCAAACTCCTGTTCTGATGAAGGTAATGCTAGCTATGATGGTGAAGAAACTGACTTTATGGATTACAATCCTCGAAAAACCACTCGGAGGAGTAGAACAGCAAAGGGAGAGGGTGACAAAAAACCTAAAGGTGATGTTGCAAAGGCAGAATTGAGTGAAACCACTGAGGGAGAAATCCCTATAACTAACGGTAGCAACATTGAGAGTGAAGAAGGTAATGAAGATGGGAATGGACATATGCAGGATTCCTTGTCCCATCCGGCTGAGTTTACTGGCACCGATGGTAAAGGAGATAAACCACTTGGCAAAGATCATAAAGTTTTAAACCAGACAGTGGGCGGAAAAGGTGTAGGAAGGAAAGATACAAATGCCAAATCAAAAAATTCGTCCAAAGGGAAAAAACAGAAG CCAACATCAAAAAAATCGGGCAACACATGTGAGACATGTGGCGAGAATTTTGAGTCCAG GACTAAGCTGCATAAGCATCTAGGTGACACTGGTCATGCTACATTGAAACTACGGTAG
- the LOC122075233 gene encoding protein root UVB sensitive 3 isoform X2, with translation MGKEEELSSTIVVEEWSGSSSTKLSKTAILTATPTSFSLHRSGSRFNEVWRRILSAFVPEGFPSSVTPDYVPFQIWDTLQGLSTYIRTMLSTQALLGAIGVGEKSATVIGATFQWFLRDFTGMLGGILFTFYQGSNLDSNAKMWRLVADLMNDIGMLMDLVSPLFPSAFVVIVCLGSLSRSFTGVASGATRAALTQHFSLQNNAADISAKEGSQETMATMIGMVFGMLLAHITMGHPLVIWICFLSLTMFHMYANYRAVRCLCLTTVNSERASILLQHFMETDQVLSPQQVSHMEHVLPVWTSSWSLEAAKSLHKRVHLGVRVSSLDRSEMRNLLGSANSYRKEVKYLLLDKKGIISIVIDKHSTAADILQSFMHALVMANLVDKSSQLHAESHLWMDKHYKVFIAKEI, from the exons ATGGGGAAAGAAGAGGAGCTATCGTCGACGATTGTAGTGGAGGAATGGAGTGGATCTTCTTCTACGAAGCTTTCCAAGACTGCTATCTTAACTGCCACTCCCACATCTTTCTCTCTTCACAG ATCGGGTAGTCGATTTAACGAGGTTTGGAGACGAATTCTCAGCGCATTCGTGCCGGAG GGTTTTCCGAGTAGTGTCACGCCCGATTACGTTCCTTTCCAAATCTGGGATACGTTGCAG GGCCTTTCAACTTATATACGCACCATGCTGTCCACCCAA GCTCTCCTGGGTGCTATTGGAGTTGGTGAGAAATCAGCTACTGTAATTGGTGCAACATTTCAG TGGTTTTTGAGGGATTTTACGGGGATGCTTGGAGGCATCTTATTCACTTTCTACCAG gGCTCTAACCTGGATAGCAATGCTAAAATGTGGCGTTTAGTTGCAGATCTGATGAATGACATCG GAATGCTGATGGACCTTGTTTCTCCTTTGTTCCCTTCAGCTTTTGTTGTAATAGTTTGCCTAGGAAGCCTCTCAAGATCATTCA CTGGTGTTGCAAGTGGAGCAACTAGGGCTGCTCTGACACAGCATTTTTCACTGCAAAACAATGCAGCAGATATATCCGCTAAG GAAGGCAGTCAAGAGACAATGGCAACGATGATTGGGATGGTATTCGGAATGCTACTTGCCCACATCACAATGGGACACCCCTTAGTTATTTGGATCTGTTTCCTGTCCCTCACCATGTTCCATATGTATG CCAACTATAGAGCTGTTCGGTGCCTTTGCTTGACAACTGTAAACAGTGAAAGAGCCTCAATTCTTTTGCAGCATTTTATGGAAACTGATCAAG TTCTCTCTCCACAGCAGGTCTCTCACATGGAGCATGTCTTGCCTGTCTGGACCAGTTCATGGAGTTTGGAGGCAGCTAAATCACTACACAAGAGGGTACACCTGGGTGTGAGGGTTTCCTCACTGGACCGCAGTGAAAT GAGGAACCTCTTAGGCTCTGCCAATTCTTACCGTAAGGAAG TTAAGTACCTGCTGTTGGACAAGAAAGGGATTATCAGCATTGTCATAGATAAACATTCAACAGCTGCTGATATTTTGCAGTCATTCATGCATGCACTTGTAATGGCAAATCTTGTGGATAAATCTTCACAGTTGCATGCTGAAAGCCACCTTTGGATGGATAAACACTACAAAGTTTTCATTGCAAAG GAGATCTAG